Proteins encoded by one window of Cannabis sativa cultivar Pink pepper isolate KNU-18-1 chromosome 4, ASM2916894v1, whole genome shotgun sequence:
- the LOC115714630 gene encoding actin-related protein 7 isoform X2, with protein MEAVVVDAGSKLLKAGPAIPDQAPAMIIPTQMKRMPDDGLATDSSLCEDITVDPVVRGVIRDWDAMEDLLHHVLYTGLGWEIGNEGQILFTDPLCTPKAVREQLVQLMFETFNISGFYASEQAVLSLYAVGRISGCTVDIGHGKIDIAPVIEGAVHHIASKRFEIGGTDLTKLLAQELGKSNPGVNISMSDIEKIKEQYSCCAEDELAYEKTGKSCQTEQHTLPDGQVITIGRERYTVGEALFQPSILGLEAHGIVEQLVRTISTVSSDNHRQLLENTVLCGGTTSMPGFEERFQKEAGLCSSAVRPALVKPPEYMPENLTMYSAWVGGAILAKVVFPQNQHVTKADYDETGPSVVHRKCF; from the exons ATGGAGGCTGTCGTGGTCGACGCTGGCTCCAAGCTCCTCAAAGCCGGTCCCGCCATTCCTGACCAGGCTCCCGCCATG ATTATTCCTACTCAAATGAAGCGCATGCCTGACGATGGATTAGCGACTGATAGCTCATTATGCGAAGATATCACCGTTGATCCTGTTGTAAGAGGTGTTATTAGAGACTGGGATGCAATGGAAGATTTGTTGCACCATGTTCTGTATACTGGCCTTGGATGGGAAATTGGCAATGAAGGGCAGATATTATTTACAGATCCGCTTTGTACCCCCAAG GCAGTCAGAGAACAGTTGGTGCAATTGATGTTTGAAACATTTAACATATCAGGCTTCTATGCTTCAGAGCAAGCAGTATTGTCATTGTATGCAGTGGGACGAATTTCGGGTTGCACTGTGGACATTGGTCATGGAAAGATAG ATATTGCACCAGTAATTGAAGGTGCTGTGCATCATATTGCCTCCAAAAGGTTTGAAATAGGAGGAACGGATTTGACAAAGTTACTTGCTCAAGAACTAGGGAAATCCAATCCAGGTGTTAACATTAGCATGTCTGATATTGAGAAGATAAAGGAACAATACTCATGCTGTGCTGAAGACGAACTTGCATACGAGAAGACTGGAAAGTCATGTCAAACAGAGCAACATACCCTTCCTGATGGACAG GTTATTACAATTGGAAGAGAAAGATATACTGTTGGTGAGGCTTTATTCCAACCATCTATATTAGGTCTAGAGGCACATGGAATTGTTGAGCAGCTTGTTCGTACTATTTCAACTGTATCATCCGATAATCATCGTCAGCTATTGGAGAACACTGTACTTTGTGGCGGTACAACCTCAATGCCTG GTTTTGAAGAAAGGTTTCAGAAAGAAGCTGGTCTGTGCTCATCTGCTGTTCGCCCTGCTCTAGTCAAG CCTCCAGAATACATGCCCGAGAATTTGACAATGTATTCAGCATGGGTAGGAGGAGCCATTCTTGCAAAAGTTGTGTTCCCGCAGAACCAGCATGTAACCAAGGCAGACTATGATGAAACTGGACCTTCAGTTGTGCATAGGAAATGCTTCTAA
- the LOC133037257 gene encoding 17.8 kDa class I heat shock protein-like — protein sequence MSKPKDLAISTLMFFSVWILQSTALVPYRTMRPLWEAMTNIVPDDDPFRILDQTPFTKEAESRALARADWKETATEHVISVNIPGVKKEDVKIEVEENRVVRISGELKAEEEREGDRWHRSERISGKFWRQFRLPVNADLDRIKAHVENGVLRITVPKQPEERNRQLKIIEIVEQDHKPSGGEDIKATKAEM from the coding sequence ATGTCTAAACCGAAAGATCTAGCAATTTCTACACTTATGTTTTTCTCAGTATGGATTCTCCAATCAACCGCCTTAGTTCCATACAGGACGATGAGGCCACTTTGGGAGGCGATGACAAACATAGTTCCCGACGATGACCCATTCCGAATCCTCGACCAAACGCCGTTTACTAAAGAAGCGGAATCACGGGCGCTGGCACGTGCGGACTGGAAGGAGACAGCGACGGAGCACGTGATCTCCGTCAACATTCCGGGTGTGAAGAAGGAAGATGTGAAAATCGAGGTGGAAGAGAACAGAGTTGTGAGAATCAGCGGCGAGTTGAAGGCCGAGGAGGAGCGAGAGGGAGATAGGTGGCACCGGTCAGAGAGGATCAGTGGAAAGTTCTGGAGACAATTCCGGTTGCCTGTGAATGCCGATTTGGATCGGATTAAGGCCCATGTTGAGAATGGGGTATTGAGGATCACGGTACCCAAGCAGCCCGAAGAGAGAAATAGACAGCTCAagattattgagattgttgaacaAGATCATAAGCCCTCTGGCGGTGAGGATATTAAGGCGACCAAAGCTGagatgtaa
- the LOC115714630 gene encoding actin-related protein 7 isoform X1, with translation MEAVVVDAGSKLLKAGPAIPDQAPAMIIPTQMKRMPDDGLATDSSLCEDITVDPVVRGVIRDWDAMEDLLHHVLYTGLGWEIGNEGQILFTDPLCTPKAVREQLVQLMFETFNISGFYASEQAVLSLYAVGRISGCTVDIGHGKIDIAPVIEGAVHHIASKRFEIGGTDLTKLLAQELGKSNPGVNISMSDIEKIKEQYSCCAEDELAYEKTGKSCQTEQHTLPDGQVITIGRERYTVGEALFQPSILGLEAHGIVEQLVRTISTVSSDNHRQLLENTVLCGGTTSMPGFEERFQKEAGLCSSAVRPALVKVLCFYHENAFCFRFHTKHGLTVKFLHEISVVFCCSYIKWYWIDGLGFMVCLVDLQNLCLICNLHSTLFFFTCAVSLRRFNFFLHFWGYKKIIWKLCSNYSCSLVGKKLQDLSR, from the exons ATGGAGGCTGTCGTGGTCGACGCTGGCTCCAAGCTCCTCAAAGCCGGTCCCGCCATTCCTGACCAGGCTCCCGCCATG ATTATTCCTACTCAAATGAAGCGCATGCCTGACGATGGATTAGCGACTGATAGCTCATTATGCGAAGATATCACCGTTGATCCTGTTGTAAGAGGTGTTATTAGAGACTGGGATGCAATGGAAGATTTGTTGCACCATGTTCTGTATACTGGCCTTGGATGGGAAATTGGCAATGAAGGGCAGATATTATTTACAGATCCGCTTTGTACCCCCAAG GCAGTCAGAGAACAGTTGGTGCAATTGATGTTTGAAACATTTAACATATCAGGCTTCTATGCTTCAGAGCAAGCAGTATTGTCATTGTATGCAGTGGGACGAATTTCGGGTTGCACTGTGGACATTGGTCATGGAAAGATAG ATATTGCACCAGTAATTGAAGGTGCTGTGCATCATATTGCCTCCAAAAGGTTTGAAATAGGAGGAACGGATTTGACAAAGTTACTTGCTCAAGAACTAGGGAAATCCAATCCAGGTGTTAACATTAGCATGTCTGATATTGAGAAGATAAAGGAACAATACTCATGCTGTGCTGAAGACGAACTTGCATACGAGAAGACTGGAAAGTCATGTCAAACAGAGCAACATACCCTTCCTGATGGACAG GTTATTACAATTGGAAGAGAAAGATATACTGTTGGTGAGGCTTTATTCCAACCATCTATATTAGGTCTAGAGGCACATGGAATTGTTGAGCAGCTTGTTCGTACTATTTCAACTGTATCATCCGATAATCATCGTCAGCTATTGGAGAACACTGTACTTTGTGGCGGTACAACCTCAATGCCTG GTTTTGAAGAAAGGTTTCAGAAAGAAGCTGGTCTGTGCTCATCTGCTGTTCGCCCTGCTCTAGTCAAGGTACTTTGTTTTTATCATGAAAATGCATTTTGCTTTAGATTCCATACGAAGCATGGATTGACAGTAAAGTTCCTACACGAAATAAGTGTGGTTTTCTGTTGTTCTTATATCAAATGGTATTGGATTGATGGTTTGGGTTTCATGGTGTGTTTGGTTGATCTACAAAATCTATGTTTGATTTGCAATTTGCattctacacttttttttttcacttgtgCAGTTTCTTTGAGAAGATTTAACTTCTTTCTTCATTTTTGGGGTTATAAAAAGATAATTTGGAAATTGTGCAGTAATTATTCTTGTAGTTTGGTTGGGAAGAAATTGCAGGATTTGTCAAGATAA